GTGTGAACCTCGGGCAGATGACCATCGGAAGCATGAAGCGGTTCTGCTCGCAGTAGGTCTCAAAACCGTCGTATACCCGAAGCGACCGGATGCGCATCCCGTAACCGGACGTGTCCCGGAGTGTGATCGTGGCCGCCGACTTGCCAGTTGCGGGGATGTCCACGAAGTAGGTCATCAGGCCGGGGCCGTCGTCCGCGAAGTCTCGCAGGTAGACCGACTTGCCGTCCACCAGCACGCGGTAGCGGGTGCGGTCGCCGTTGCGGCGCTCGTCGTTGACCTCCTGGACCTCGAGCGTCCACGTGCCGGACGCCGGGACCTTCATCCGGTAGCTGATCTCGCTCGGTCTGAAGGGCTTGACGGGCGCGGGCGGCGCATAGACCTCGAACTCCTGGATTCGGCGGTAGATAGCCTGGTGCTTCGGGCCGTTGATGCACCGCATCCGCAGCCTGCTGGTGGTGACGCCGAGTCCCGGAAGGGTGATGAGCGGACCCTTGTTCCCCCGCACGGCCGCGAGCGGGTTGGCGTGCCATCCGCCGGCCTTGTCGTCCCAGAACAGCAGGTCGAAGTCGCTCAGAGGGTAACTCGCCCAGGTCTTGACCATCACCTTGCCGACGACGACGGGCTTACCGAAGTCGAGGTCCCAAGTGGACTCCTTCTCGTCGGTGTGGACGTTGGTCCACGTCCCATCGCCGCCGTCGAGCGGGCCCCAGACGTCATAGCCGGGGGACGTGCTGCTGGCGGCCGGGCGCGGAAAGCCCTCCTTGGCGACATTCAGCGCCAGGTTCTTCGGCTCGGGGACGATCGCGGGCGTCGTCCGGCAGAGGTAGAACTCGCTCCGCAGGCCTATGTTTCCGCCGCACCGCTCGATCCTGGAGCCGGACTCCCGTAGTCCGTGCGCCTTCTCGGAAGCGGGATCGGAACACAGGACATAGTCGGTCTGCCCGGCGCAGAACACGCTCGGCGCCAGGAGGCAGGTGAGTATCCCGGCATGGAGTATTCGCATGATTGCTCACCGGTTTCTGAGATCGGTCTGTCTGCGGTACATTCGGCGAGCCTCTCGATATGCCCTGCGGGCTACTCGAGGAGAACGGTGGGGGTGTCCCCAGGCCAGAACCGTCCAGTCTCGAGCAGGTTTCACTGGAAACCATATCGAGAGATGGCCTACTTCACGCCTGTTTTCGGCTTCAGGTGCTTGTCCAGGAATGCGTCCACCTTGTCGTCCACATCCGCGCGGGGGGGCCACCCGTGCCTGCCGCCCTTCACGAGGTAGAAGTCCGACTCGACGCCCGCCGCTCTGAGGACCTTGTTTAGCAGCTCACCCTGGCTCGCGGGCGTCAGAGGGTCCTGGTCGCCGTGGAATATGTAGAACGGCGCGTCGTCCTTCGAGGCGTAGGTTGTCGGGCTGGCCTTTCTGCACAGGTCCGGGTGCTCGAAGTACTTCTCCACGCCGAGCAGGCGGGAGATAGACTCGTTCCCGTCCATGGGCAGGAAGCGCTCCGTGGACTTCCCCGCCTTCGCCAGCTCGTAGATCGCAAGGAAGTCGGTCATGCCGAAGTACTCCAGCACGGCCTGAACGCGGCTCGAGTACCCAGGCCAGCCGCTCTTGCCCTCGAACTCCCTGATGCCGCCGGTGACGCCGAGCATCGCGACGAGGTTGCCCCCTGCCGAACTGCCCCACACGCCGATGCGGCGCGGGTCGAGATTGTACTCCTTCGCATGGGCGCGGAGGAACCGGATGGCGCACTTGCAGTCCTGGAGGTGTTCCGGGAAGGCGACCTCGCCGCCGAGTCGGTAGTCTATCGTGACTCCGAGATATCCGCGTTTGACGAAGCGCATCAGGCGCGGGTAGCCCGACGTCTTGCTGCCTCCCGTGAAGCCGCCGCCGTGAATCCACACCAGTACCGGCATCGGGTCCTTCGGGGCGTCCTTCAGGCGCAGTATGTCCAGCCTGTGCTTGGGATGGTCGTCCCTCGCGTACTGGATATCCCGGAGGAGTTCCATGCCGTCCGGAACCTGCCACTCCGGCTTGGGCGCGGGTTCGTCTGCCGCTTCCTGCGCCTTCAGCGCGCCGACCGCGAGAAGCAGGACCGCCAGAACGGAGACAAACAGATTCAGCTTGATCATTTCGGGTTGCTCCCTTTTCGCAGGTGTTTGTCGAAGAACTCGGCGACGGTCTTGTCCGCGTCATACTTCGGGCCGAAGCCGTGGCCCGCGCCCTCCAATACCTTCAGCGTGGCGTCGACTCCGGTCTTCTTGAGCGCGTCGTAGAAGACCTGGCTCTGGCTCAACGGGACGAGCGGGTCCTGGTCGCCGTGCATGATAAGAAAGGGCGGGTCGTCCTTCGAGACATAGGTGATCGGGCCGGCCTGCCTCGCAACGTCCCGCTTCTCGGAGAACGGCCCGCCGAACAGCTTGGAGATCACTCCACCGGCCACCTCGTTCTCCAGCTTCACGATATCGATCCCCTTCTTGGTCACTTCCTCGGCCCAGTAGAGGAAGTCGGTCGGGCCGAACCAGTCGCAGACGGCCTGAACGCGGCTGGAGTAGCCGGCCCATCCGCCTCTTCCCTCCAGTTCCCTTCGGCCGGCGGAAGTGCCGAGCAGCGCGACGAGGTGTCCCCCGGCCGAACCGCCCCACACTCCGATGCGCTTCGGGTCGGCGTTGTACTGCTTCGCATGAGCGCGCATCCAGCGGATCGCGCACTTGCAGTCCTCGATCTGAGCGGGGAACGGGGCAATGCCGGTAAGCCGGTAGTTGATCGTGGCGCAGAAATAGCCTTTCTGTGCGAGCGGGATCAGGTGCGGCATGCCGCCCTGCTTGTCGCCGGCCGACCATCCGCCGCCGTGGATGAAGATTACCACCGGCATCGGATCCTTCGGCTGGGCCTTAGGTCGCACGATATCGAGCTTCAGGGATACGTCGCCGCCCTTGCCGTACTCCACGTCGCGGATGACTTCCACGTCAGATGGAATCTGCTGTCCCTGCACGAGCGCGGGGATGCAGATCAAGAGGGCGATCAGGACGGCGAGACTGAGTCTGAGGTGTCTTTTCATGGTATCACTTCCTTCGGGTACGGCTACTCACCAAGACGGCCGGCGAGATGGATTGTTCAGGCGCCCTACTCCACGCCGGTCAGCTTGAAGACGTACGCATGCTCGCGCGGAAGCTCATCAGGCGCGATCTGCGGGACGACGATGACCATCTTGCCGTCCCTGGCGCCCCACTTGAGGGGGCCGGGCATGCCGAGCATCTCGACGGTCGCGTTCGGCGACGGCTTCGGGGCGCTGAGCACGAGTTCCTGGCCCGGCCAACGCTTGACGATCGCATAGAGCGCGCCGTCCTTCGCCGTGTAGCACACGTCTCCTTCCGAGGAGACCCGCCACTGCTTCGTGCCGTAGATCGCCTCGCCGTTGACCTTCAGCCAGTCGCCGATCTGGAGGAGGCGCTCCTCCATGATGACCGGGATCGTGCCGTCGGCGGCGGGACCGATGTCGAGGAGCAGGTTGCCGCCATTGCTGACCGTCTCGACCAGCAGGTGGATCAGTTCCTTCGCGGACTTGTAGTCCTCCAGGCGCTCATTTCGGTTGAAGCCGAACGACGCGCCGATGCCGCGGCACTCCTCCCACTTGCGGTTCTCGGCGAGGGTGAGATCCGCGCCGAGATGGATCTGGCCGTACTCGGTGGTGAAGTAGCCGCCGTGGGCGCTCCGAGTCTCCTTGCCCCACCGGTCGTTGACCGCCACCTCATCCTTCACGGGCGACTCATTGAAGAGCCACGCGAGGAACTCGACGCTCTTCCAGTCCTCGCTCGGTTTCTCCCACTCGCCGTCGGTCCAGACGAGCGAAGGCTCGTACCGGGTCACGAGGTCCTTCATCTGCGGGATCATGTGCTCGTCCACGTACCGCGGGAGGTCGTGGAGGTAATCGGGGTTGTACCACTCATAGAGCGAGTAGTAGAAGCCCATCTTGATGCCCCGCGCCTTGACCGCCCCCGACAGGTCGCCGCAGATGTCGCGATGAGGGCCGATGTCAACGCTGTTCCAGTTCCAACTGTGCCTGCTCGGCCAGAGGCAGAATGCGTCGTGGTGCTTGGAGGTAAGGACGATGTACTTCGCGCCCGCCCGGTCGAAGAGGTCGGCCCACCGGTCGGGATCGAACATCTCGGCCTTGAACTGCGGGGCGAAGTCCTGGTACCGGAACTTCTCGCCGTAGACCTCCGGGTGCCGCTTGTGGGTCGGATGCTTCGGATCGTTCATGTGGTGCCAGTACCACTCGGCATAGCTGTCCGCCGCGCCGCCGGTCGGCGCCCAGGCGGGGACGGAATAGACTCCCCAGTGGATGAAGATGCCGAACTTGGCGTCGTCTACCCAGCGAGGCACGGGCCGCTTGTCGAGCGATTCCCATTTGGGTTGGTACATGCTTTCTCCTTGTCAGTCCACCCCGGTGAGCTTGAAGGCATAAGCGTGGCGGCAGGGCACTTCGTCCACCGACATCTGCGGGACCTGGATGGTGAGTTTGCCGTCCCTGCTCTTCCATTTCAGCGGTTGGGCGATGCCGAGCATCGTGACCGTCGTGCTCTTCGAAGACTTCGGCGTGGTCAGGACCAGTTCCTTGCCCGGCCAGCGCTTGATGACGGCATAGACCGCGCCGTCTTTGGAAGTATACCAGACGTCGCCCTCCGAAGCGACCCGCCAGGGCTTCGTGCCGTAGATCGCCTCGCCGTTGACCTTCAGCCAATCGCCGATCTCGATGAGCCGCTGCTCCATGATGACCGGGATGCGCCCGTCGGCGGTCGGGCCGATGTCGAGCAGCAGGTTGCCGCCCCTGCTGACGAGGTCCACAAGCATGTGGATCATCTCGGCCGCCGACTTATAGTCGCCGAGGTCCTCGTTGCGGTTGTAGCCGAACGATGCGCCCATGCCCCGGCACTCCTCCCACTTGTGCGTGGCGAGAGCCGGGTTGTTCCCGCCGTGACCGTATTCGGTGGTGTAGAATCCGCCGTGCTTGCCGCGGGTGTCGCTCCCCCAGCGGTCGTCAATCACGACCTCGTCCTTGACGGCCGACTCGTTGTAGAGCCACGCGATGAACTCGGTGCTCCGCCAGGTCGCGCTCGGATGACCCCACTCGCCGTCGGTCCAGACGAGCGACGGCTGGTACCGCGCCACGAGGTCCTTCATCTGCGGGAGCATGTGCTGTTCGACGTAGCGCTTCACGTCGGAGCGATAGATCGGGTTGAACCACTCGTACATGGAGTAGTAGAAGCCCATCTTGATGCCGCGCGCCTTCACCGACTTGGTGAGGTCGCCGCAGAGGTCGCGGTGCGGGCCGATATCAACGCTGTTCCAGTTCCACGATTCGGCGCTCGGCCATAGAGCGAATCCCTCGTGGTGCTTGGACGTCAGAACGATGTACTTCGCGCCGGAGCGGGCGAAGATGTCCGCCCACTGGTCGGGGTCGAACAGCTCGGCCTTGAACTGCGGGGCGAAGTCCTGGTACTGGAACTTCTCGCCGTACTTCTCGAGGTGGTACTTCCAGGTCTCGCCGTTCTTGTTCTGCATGTGCTGCCAGTACCACTCGGAGTACTGCCCCTTCGGCCCCCACGCGGGGACGGAGTAGACGCCCCAGTGGATGAAGATGCCGAACTTGGCGTCGTCATACCACCCCGGGATCGGCCGCGCGTCGAGCGATTCCCAGGTAGGCTGGTACGCAGCCTGGGCGGATGCTATGGTGGCGATCAGGATGATCAGTACGGTGATCGTACGCATGTATCCCTCCGTGTTACGGACTGGTGTATTCAGGGTCTCTCAGCCAGCCGGTAGGGTTGACCTCGATGTACCGGCGGATAGCATTCAAGGACTTCTCGCTCCGGATGACGTGCTCGTAGTAGTTGCGCTGCCACACTGTTCGACCGGGGCTGCGGTTTACCCTGTTGATCCGGCGCGTTGACACGGATTTGAAGTTCTGCACAATCGCTGCTACTGACTGCGGCTTAGTCCCGTGAGATGGTAGCTGTAGGGGCGAAGCATTGGCGATTATCAAGTCAAGTTTGCGGTATTCGAAGGGCCAATGCTTCGCCCCTACAGTGACGTTCGTTGAACGAGCGTTAGAATACCTTCCGCAAAACCGAGCAGCCGGGTGGAGAGACGGGCCTGGGTCGCGGATGTGTCGAGGATCAGGATGTTCGGGCGGTAGGCGGGGGAGGGTGCCTGGTCCATCGTAGCGGGAACGATAAGCGACGCGTCGAGGCCGAATGTCGCGGCGACCTTCACTGCGAACTCGTAGCGGGTGGACGACTCCGGGCATGCCGCGTGGAAGACTCCCGTGAGCCTCCGTTCGGCGATCTCCAACAGAACCTCCGCCAGGTTAGACGCGGGGATCGGGCATCGTCGCTGATCGGTGAACGCGGTCATCGGCTTCCCGGCCCGAAGCGACTCGACGATCCTGTCCGAGAACGAGTTCAGGTTCGGGAAGATCCGCGGGCCGTAGATGATCGAGGTGCGGACGATCGCGGTCTCGATCTCGGAGGCGAGGACGGCGGCTTCGGCGGCGGCCTTGGTCAGGCCGTAGTAGTTCGGCGGGCTGAGGTGGTCGCCCTCGGAGTAGGGGTTCTGCTCTCCGCTGAAGACGAGGTCGGTCGAGACATGGACGAAGTGGGCGCAGACGCATTCGGCGGCGCGGGCCAGGTTGTCGGTCCCGACGACGTTGGTATCCCAGGCGAGGCGCTTGTTCTCCTCGCAGACGTCCGGCTTCGCCTGTGCCGCCGTGTGGATGATGACATCCGGGCGGATGCGCCCGACCGCGTCCGTCACCTGTACGGAATCGCTGATGTCGAGCCGCTCGACTCGGACGCCCGGCAGCTCGACCGCGTTACCGGAGCAGGTCGCGGTCACGTCCCATCCCGCGGCGGCCGCCTGGGCCGCCGCGTAGCTGCCGAGCATCCCGCTTCCGCCTGTTACGAGCAGTCTGGCCATAGGGCATCAATGAAAGTGGCCGGCGCGGAGGCCGGCCACTGCACGTTGGAAGACCGCAATCATGCAGTCTCTAGCTGATCGCTTCCTCGGTCTCCTTGTCGAAGAGGTGAGTCTTCTCCATGTCGAGGATAATGTCCATCTCCTGGAGTTCCTTCGCCTTCGTGTCGGCGTCAATGGTGGCGACCAGCGAGTGCGGGCCGCAGGTCAGGTACATGGTCACGATGGAGCCCATGGGCTCGATGACGTCAACCATCACCTTGACCGTGTTCTCTTCAGTCGGGGTCACGAGCGAGGCGATGTTCTTGTCGAACATGTCCTCCGGCCGGACGCCGAAGACGACCGGCTTGCCGACGTAGGAGTCGAACCGGGCGCCGTCCTTGTCCTTCGGTATCATGACTTTGAAGCAACCGGCGTCAACGACGTACCTGTCGCCTTCCTTCTGCAGGGTCGCGTCGAGGAAGTTCATGGACGGCGTGCCGATGAATCCCGCGACGAACATGTTGACCGGCTTGTTGTAGAGGCCGAGCGGCGTGTCAACCTGCTGCACCAGGCCGTCGCGCATGACCACGATCCGATCGCCCATCGTCATCGCCTCGACCTGGTCGTGCGTGACGTAGATCGTAGTGATGCCGAGGCGGCGGTGGAGCTTGATCAGCTCGGCGCGCGTCTGCACGCGGAGCTTGGCGTCGAGGTTCGAGAGCGGCTCATCCATAAGGAAGACCTTCGGCTCGCGGACTATCGCCCGCCCGAGGGCGACTCTCTGCCTCTGACCGCCGGAGAGCTGCTTCGGCTTGCGGTCGAGAAGATCGCCGAGGCCGAGAAGCTGGCCGGCTTCCTGCACGCGGCGCTTGATCTCCTCCCTCGGAAACTTGCGGAGCTTGAGGCCGAACGCCATGTTGTCGAAGACGCTCATATGAGGGTAGAGCGCGTAGTTCTGGAAGACCATGGCTATGTCGCGGTCCTTCGGGGAGACATCGTTCACCAGGCGGTCGCCGATCAGGATCTCGCCGCCGGTGGCCTCCTCGAGGCCGGCCACCATCCGGAGGCATGTGGTCTTTCCGCACCCGGAAGGCCCGACGAGGACGAGAAACTCCTTGTCCTCTATTTCCAGGCTCACGTTATTCACTGCCACGACGTTCTTGAAAGTCTTGGTCAGGTTCCTCAGTGTCACACCAGCCATGTGTACGGATCCTCCTAGTGCTGTACCGACTTGTCGCCGCTAGTCCCGAACGCTATGGCAGGCGCTTTGCGTTGGGCCGGCGGGTCGCCCGATGCGAGCGCAGGCAAGGCCTGCGCGTCATGTCGGGAACCTGGGTCGGAGATTACGCCCACCGTCGAAGATTATAGCCTCACGCAATCCGCCGTGTCAACAAATGTTTTCCGGAGCCTAGAGGTGAGGCGAGATTTTGGCCATGATTCCGGCCTTGGGCATCATGCCGATCAACTGCTCCACGATGTCGCCGTTCTTGAAGAGGATGAGCGTAGGGATGCTCATGATGCCGTACTTCGCGGCGACCGACGGCGCCTTGTCGGTGTCCAGCTTGACGACTTTCAGCTTGCCGGCGTTCTCCTCCGCGATTTCGTCCACGGTAGGCGCGAGCGCTCTGCAGGGACCGCACCATTCGGCCCAGAAATCAACGAGTACGGGAATCTCGGACTGAAGCACTTCCTTCTCGAAGTTGTCGGCGGTGACCGCTTGGGCGTTGCTCATTGTAGACTCCTCCTGAACTACCGATCCCGTGCGCCGGGCGGTTGAAGCTCATTGTATTGCAGACCCTGGGGCTTGTCAAGGAATGGGAAGAATGGAGTACGCTGAGATCGAATATCGATGCTTCGCTTGGTTGACAAATTGCCTGCTCACTGGTCATATTGACAGGTAGACACTGCCACTGTGTTCGGCTAACGCTGAGATTGGGTATATATACCTGGATAGTCAGCGCTAGGCATCGCATCGAACAGGAGGACTCAAATGAATCTACGACAGATGTGCAAATTCTCGATGATTGTGTGTTGTGCCATGTTGTCGTTCGCGGCTGCCGCGCATGATGCAATTGCGGCAACCTACGACCTTCCAGTCGTCAGCACAGCGACGCTCATTGTCAGCCAACAAAACTACAGCAGGCTGGGAGAGCCAGGTGTGCCGCATGAGCTTCTTCTCAACCCTCAGAGTCTTCAGTTCGGCTATGATGCGGCAACCGATCTGGTGTACGAGAGTGTTATCGTGTTTGATAGAGCCGAACTCGCGCCCTACTCCGCGGCCGCAGGATGGGTTGATCTTCACCTGACATCAGTATCGATGCCTACGACTAACGGCGGGTATGGCATGTGGAAGCTGGAACAGCCCCATGATGCCGTTGCAGATCTGTCTGATTTCCTCGGACAGCGTCTCTTCTTTTGTGAGGACGTCTGCGCACCGTATGGGGCTGAGTACTCCGCCTACGTCGACATGCTGTCGGCTCCGGAAGGATACGAGGCCTGGATATTGAGTTCGTTTGGCTCCACAACCCCCGCTATCGTTGCAGGCGTAGGCAGCAGTATTGACCCGGGAGGACCACACA
The sequence above is a segment of the Armatimonadota bacterium genome. Coding sequences within it:
- a CDS encoding alpha/beta hydrolase, which gives rise to MIKLNLFVSVLAVLLLAVGALKAQEAADEPAPKPEWQVPDGMELLRDIQYARDDHPKHRLDILRLKDAPKDPMPVLVWIHGGGFTGGSKTSGYPRLMRFVKRGYLGVTIDYRLGGEVAFPEHLQDCKCAIRFLRAHAKEYNLDPRRIGVWGSSAGGNLVAMLGVTGGIREFEGKSGWPGYSSRVQAVLEYFGMTDFLAIYELAKAGKSTERFLPMDGNESISRLLGVEKYFEHPDLCRKASPTTYASKDDAPFYIFHGDQDPLTPASQGELLNKVLRAAGVESDFYLVKGGRHGWPPRADVDDKVDAFLDKHLKPKTGVK
- a CDS encoding alpha/beta hydrolase, with the translated sequence MKRHLRLSLAVLIALLICIPALVQGQQIPSDVEVIRDVEYGKGGDVSLKLDIVRPKAQPKDPMPVVIFIHGGGWSAGDKQGGMPHLIPLAQKGYFCATINYRLTGIAPFPAQIEDCKCAIRWMRAHAKQYNADPKRIGVWGGSAGGHLVALLGTSAGRRELEGRGGWAGYSSRVQAVCDWFGPTDFLYWAEEVTKKGIDIVKLENEVAGGVISKLFGGPFSEKRDVARQAGPITYVSKDDPPFLIMHGDQDPLVPLSQSQVFYDALKKTGVDATLKVLEGAGHGFGPKYDADKTVAEFFDKHLRKGSNPK
- a CDS encoding alpha-L-fucosidase, which translates into the protein MYQPKWESLDKRPVPRWVDDAKFGIFIHWGVYSVPAWAPTGGAADSYAEWYWHHMNDPKHPTHKRHPEVYGEKFRYQDFAPQFKAEMFDPDRWADLFDRAGAKYIVLTSKHHDAFCLWPSRHSWNWNSVDIGPHRDICGDLSGAVKARGIKMGFYYSLYEWYNPDYLHDLPRYVDEHMIPQMKDLVTRYEPSLVWTDGEWEKPSEDWKSVEFLAWLFNESPVKDEVAVNDRWGKETRSAHGGYFTTEYGQIHLGADLTLAENRKWEECRGIGASFGFNRNERLEDYKSAKELIHLLVETVSNGGNLLLDIGPAADGTIPVIMEERLLQIGDWLKVNGEAIYGTKQWRVSSEGDVCYTAKDGALYAIVKRWPGQELVLSAPKPSPNATVEMLGMPGPLKWGARDGKMVIVVPQIAPDELPREHAYVFKLTGVE
- a CDS encoding alpha-L-fucosidase, with the translated sequence MRTITVLIILIATIASAQAAYQPTWESLDARPIPGWYDDAKFGIFIHWGVYSVPAWGPKGQYSEWYWQHMQNKNGETWKYHLEKYGEKFQYQDFAPQFKAELFDPDQWADIFARSGAKYIVLTSKHHEGFALWPSAESWNWNSVDIGPHRDLCGDLTKSVKARGIKMGFYYSMYEWFNPIYRSDVKRYVEQHMLPQMKDLVARYQPSLVWTDGEWGHPSATWRSTEFIAWLYNESAVKDEVVIDDRWGSDTRGKHGGFYTTEYGHGGNNPALATHKWEECRGMGASFGYNRNEDLGDYKSAAEMIHMLVDLVSRGGNLLLDIGPTADGRIPVIMEQRLIEIGDWLKVNGEAIYGTKPWRVASEGDVWYTSKDGAVYAVIKRWPGKELVLTTPKSSKSTTVTMLGIAQPLKWKSRDGKLTIQVPQMSVDEVPCRHAYAFKLTGVD
- a CDS encoding transposase codes for the protein MQNFKSVSTRRINRVNRSPGRTVWQRNYYEHVIRSEKSLNAIRRYIEVNPTGWLRDPEYTSP
- a CDS encoding SDR family oxidoreductase; this encodes MARLLVTGGSGMLGSYAAAQAAAAGWDVTATCSGNAVELPGVRVERLDISDSVQVTDAVGRIRPDVIIHTAAQAKPDVCEENKRLAWDTNVVGTDNLARAAECVCAHFVHVSTDLVFSGEQNPYSEGDHLSPPNYYGLTKAAAEAAVLASEIETAIVRTSIIYGPRIFPNLNSFSDRIVESLRAGKPMTAFTDQRRCPIPASNLAEVLLEIAERRLTGVFHAACPESSTRYEFAVKVAATFGLDASLIVPATMDQAPSPAYRPNILILDTSATQARLSTRLLGFAEGILTLVQRTSL
- the ugpC gene encoding sn-glycerol-3-phosphate ABC transporter ATP-binding protein UgpC; this encodes MAGVTLRNLTKTFKNVVAVNNVSLEIEDKEFLVLVGPSGCGKTTCLRMVAGLEEATGGEILIGDRLVNDVSPKDRDIAMVFQNYALYPHMSVFDNMAFGLKLRKFPREEIKRRVQEAGQLLGLGDLLDRKPKQLSGGQRQRVALGRAIVREPKVFLMDEPLSNLDAKLRVQTRAELIKLHRRLGITTIYVTHDQVEAMTMGDRIVVMRDGLVQQVDTPLGLYNKPVNMFVAGFIGTPSMNFLDATLQKEGDRYVVDAGCFKVMIPKDKDGARFDSYVGKPVVFGVRPEDMFDKNIASLVTPTEENTVKVMVDVIEPMGSIVTMYLTCGPHSLVATIDADTKAKELQEMDIILDMEKTHLFDKETEEAIS
- the trxA gene encoding thioredoxin — protein: MSNAQAVTADNFEKEVLQSEIPVLVDFWAEWCGPCRALAPTVDEIAEENAGKLKVVKLDTDKAPSVAAKYGIMSIPTLILFKNGDIVEQLIGMMPKAGIMAKISPHL
- a CDS encoding PEP-CTERM sorting domain-containing protein (PEP-CTERM proteins occur, often in large numbers, in the proteomes of bacteria that also encode an exosortase, a predicted intramembrane cysteine proteinase. The presence of a PEP-CTERM domain at a protein's C-terminus predicts cleavage within the sorting domain, followed by covalent anchoring to some some component of the (usually Gram-negative) cell surface. Many PEP-CTERM proteins exhibit an unusual sequence composition that includes large numbers of potential glycosylation sites. Expression of one such protein has been shown restore the ability of a bacterium to form floc, a type of biofilm.), with translation MNLRQMCKFSMIVCCAMLSFAAAAHDAIAATYDLPVVSTATLIVSQQNYSRLGEPGVPHELLLNPQSLQFGYDAATDLVYESVIVFDRAELAPYSAAAGWVDLHLTSVSMPTTNGGYGMWKLEQPHDAVADLSDFLGQRLFFCEDVCAPYGAEYSAYVDMLSAPEGYEAWILSSFGSTTPAIVAGVGSSIDPGGPHMVLHVIPEPSSLVCLGLALSSLAGSAASMRRRGRK